The following proteins are encoded in a genomic region of Spirochaetota bacterium:
- a CDS encoding transglycosylase SLT domain-containing protein: MNFRNFNKLLKLFFLLLFLLVIDCNSSIKIENVYNYFNDYCSKFYESQYFNKIKKGEISKISIYNFINELQDLYSEEKIWDENRINEFLNYINNLEESDKLDSNFLYYIKGLLLLKLKKYENAYNIFKNINGNPYLILSQRNVDYLSSLINKQKKANNDQENSKLEEEKYINEMIKKIDVKYIEFINTYYEILKGFYEIIFSKYTDKKEDNSLYSFERTNKLKLFLHTKISEEINKSIADQLEKNKKLRIKNVDIINLTEEKIYSYFTSLENLEYEILNYFLNINLINLSNISKIFYFLALINLLQGEYNLFFDYLALAYVCGGNYYYSILSYGIINSLYSDEKFINLEKIFFDESKDIINKFEHFFYKDLEDFFNKNKIEHLIKNILKEKYNFNNEEISKFIDLLKILVNHGFSDRFINIINYLSSLSDDKIKLYEINRNFGFFIGNLNYSVYYQNLIFNEKSKNFYINFRDNSLFFLKIKNKIYSMSDKNLLIKEKKDIHTKDEIFSTKKDLNLFLNNSFYFDEEILNIFLNFIASSNLYEYIFSFPYFFMDLIDKNNVEKYFDSFEILSLLREESYFKKDAVSPAGAIGLMQLMPSTAYYLYYKKAYKYDKDFINKLSEPETSIILGIKYLNQVYLTLNSKGLSFAAYNGGPNRIKRLFQNRSFYTLLDTEFINISETQIYIKKIMRSYLFYKLIYDNNSIMDTFGYIIRYW, from the coding sequence ATGAATTTTAGAAATTTTAATAAATTATTAAAATTGTTTTTTTTACTTTTGTTTTTATTAGTCATAGATTGTAATTCTAGTATAAAAATAGAAAATGTTTATAATTATTTTAATGACTATTGCAGTAAATTTTATGAATCTCAATATTTTAATAAAATTAAAAAAGGTGAAATTTCTAAAATTAGTATATATAATTTTATTAATGAATTACAAGATTTATATTCTGAAGAGAAGATTTGGGATGAAAATAGGATTAATGAGTTTCTTAACTATATTAATAATTTAGAAGAGTCAGATAAACTTGATAGTAATTTTTTATATTACATTAAAGGTTTATTATTATTAAAGTTGAAAAAGTATGAAAATGCTTATAATATATTTAAAAATATAAATGGAAATCCATACTTAATTTTATCTCAAAGAAATGTTGATTATTTATCTTCTTTAATTAATAAACAAAAGAAAGCAAATAATGATCAAGAAAATTCAAAATTAGAAGAAGAAAAATATATAAATGAAATGATAAAAAAAATAGATGTTAAATATATAGAATTTATTAATACATATTATGAAATCTTAAAAGGTTTTTATGAAATTATATTCTCGAAATATACTGATAAAAAAGAAGATAATTCTTTGTATTCTTTTGAAAGGACAAATAAATTAAAATTATTCTTACATACAAAAATATCTGAAGAGATAAATAAATCAATTGCAGATCAATTAGAAAAGAACAAAAAGCTGAGAATAAAAAATGTTGATATTATAAATTTAACAGAAGAAAAAATTTATAGTTATTTTACTAGTCTCGAAAATTTAGAGTATGAAATATTAAATTATTTTTTAAATATTAATTTAATTAATTTATCTAATATATCAAAAATATTTTACTTTTTAGCTCTTATAAATTTATTGCAGGGGGAATATAATTTATTTTTTGATTATTTAGCTTTAGCTTATGTTTGTGGTGGAAATTATTATTATTCAATATTATCATACGGTATTATTAACTCGCTATATAGTGATGAAAAATTTATAAATTTAGAAAAGATATTTTTTGATGAGAGCAAAGATATAATTAATAAATTTGAACATTTCTTTTATAAAGATTTAGAAGATTTTTTTAATAAAAATAAAATAGAACATTTAATTAAAAATATCCTAAAAGAAAAATATAATTTTAATAACGAAGAAATTAGTAAATTTATAGATTTGCTTAAAATACTAGTTAATCATGGATTTTCTGATAGGTTTATCAATATTATTAATTATTTATCTTCTTTATCTGATGATAAAATTAAATTATATGAGATAAATAGGAATTTTGGTTTTTTTATTGGAAATTTAAATTATTCCGTTTATTATCAAAATTTAATCTTCAATGAAAAATCTAAAAACTTTTATATTAATTTTAGAGATAATTCTTTATTTTTCTTAAAGATAAAAAACAAAATTTATTCTATGAGTGATAAAAATCTTTTGATTAAAGAAAAAAAAGACATTCATACAAAGGATGAAATTTTTTCCACTAAAAAAGATTTGAATTTATTTTTAAACAACTCCTTCTATTTTGATGAAGAAATATTGAATATTTTTCTTAATTTTATAGCTTCATCTAATTTATATGAATATATTTTTTCTTTTCCGTACTTTTTTATGGATCTAATTGATAAAAATAATGTCGAAAAATATTTTGATTCTTTTGAAATATTGTCTTTATTAAGAGAAGAATCATATTTTAAAAAAGATGCTGTTTCTCCTGCAGGAGCTATTGGACTTATGCAATTAATGCCATCAACAGCTTATTATTTATATTATAAAAAAGCTTATAAATATGATAAAGATTTTATTAATAAACTATCAGAACCAGAAACTTCAATTATTTTAGGAATTAAATATTTAAATCAAGTTTATTTAACATTAAATTCTAAAGGGCTCTCTTTTGCTGCTTATAATGGAGGTCCA
- the mtnA gene encoding S-methyl-5-thioribose-1-phosphate isomerase, whose product MKFDVLKWDKETRKLKIIDQTLLPIEKKIIELTKTEEVIEAIKKLKVRGAPLIGVAAGFGAVISYYEVIKELKINIDNDNISIDKINNYLDKIKDKFLEKINLIKSSRPTAYNMFFILDQIITYFNDMILSFKSSYQNTIFKKSDFNNFIEYIGLNLQKKAQFFQSEDESLCEKIGEYGINLINDGDTILTHCNAGSLATSAWGTALAPIYKAFEKGYNITVYCDETRPLLQGARLTSYELNEKGINTYVICDNMAGYLMQLKKIDKIIVGADRICKNGDFANKIGTYSIAVLAKYHNIPFYVAAPYTTFDLKLEEGKQIPIEERDKNEIIFSFNKQIAPLNINVFNPAFDITPNQLVSAFITDKGIFYPPYNFEKLI is encoded by the coding sequence ATGAAATTTGATGTACTTAAATGGGATAAAGAAACCAGAAAATTAAAAATAATCGATCAAACACTTTTACCTATCGAAAAAAAAATAATAGAACTAACAAAAACTGAAGAAGTAATAGAAGCTATTAAAAAATTAAAAGTTAGAGGTGCTCCTCTTATTGGTGTTGCTGCAGGATTCGGTGCAGTTATAAGTTATTATGAAGTTATAAAAGAATTAAAAATCAATATTGATAATGACAACATCTCAATAGATAAAATTAATAATTATTTAGATAAAATAAAGGACAAATTTTTAGAAAAGATTAATCTTATTAAATCTTCAAGACCAACAGCTTACAATATGTTTTTTATATTAGATCAAATAATTACATATTTTAACGATATGATATTAAGTTTTAAGTCTTCTTATCAAAACACTATCTTTAAAAAATCTGATTTTAATAATTTTATTGAATATATAGGACTTAATCTACAAAAAAAAGCTCAGTTTTTCCAAAGTGAAGATGAAAGTTTATGTGAAAAAATTGGAGAATATGGAATAAACCTCATTAATGATGGAGACACAATTTTAACACATTGTAATGCTGGTTCTTTAGCAACTAGTGCATGGGGTACTGCTCTTGCTCCTATTTATAAAGCTTTTGAAAAAGGTTATAATATTACTGTTTATTGTGATGAAACAAGACCTTTACTACAAGGAGCAAGGCTTACTTCCTACGAGTTAAATGAAAAAGGTATTAATACTTATGTAATTTGTGATAATATGGCAGGATATTTAATGCAATTAAAAAAGATAGACAAAATAATAGTAGGAGCTGATAGAATATGTAAAAATGGTGATTTTGCAAATAAAATAGGGACATATTCAATAGCTGTATTAGCTAAATATCACAACATTCCATTTTATGTTGCAGCTCCCTACACAACTTTTGATTTAAAACTGGAAGAAGGGAAACAAATCCCTATAGAAGAAAGAGATAAAAATGAAATAATTTTTAGTTTTAATAAACAAATAGCTCCTTTAAATATTAATGTATTTAATCCAGCTTTTGATATAACTCCAAATCAACTTGTATCTGCTTTTATTACCGATAAAGGAATCTTTTATCCACCTTATAATTTTGAAAAATTAATATAA
- a CDS encoding RelA/SpoT family protein, with the protein MSTTNLLNDLLNKVESLKIYNIEKIKKAIDFAQRKHEGQKRLSGEDYITHPINVAMILLNLKMDEDTIIASILHDILEDTETTEKEIIENFSENILKLIQGVTKISTIKSSYKYVKEEYNLRNFILAFIDDIRILFIKLADRLHNLQTLQYQPPLKRIQIAKNTLELYAPLAERIGIEWIKNELEDRSLYFLDPKMYLYIKNLIAQKKNEREKEINEIINEIDQLIQKHNLKNYQIKGRVKHFYSIYRKMKEENKTFEEIFDLIGVRILANTVNDCYTILGIIHNNYKPITGRFKDYIALPKNNLYQSLHTTVIDNKKRKLEIQIRTFEMDKVAEYGIAAHWIYKENIEDINQIKEQINLINKIKNWQQNDFDANQILSNIKSEILKEDIFIFTPKGDVVQLPKGSTALDFAFAIHTEIGLKAIGAKINGKLSPLRKELKNTDVVEIITSEKKLPSTDWLTFVKTKKAKSKLKSYFNKLKLLNKDNSIIINSKTLQYIDNILNQTPKSDFKNKTTNYDLNKNISSKLLNKSEILSKEEHNIKTITDSNQMIKSFQIYINKEKNIDYEFAKCCNPMPGDHIKGIVSIRKKKIIIHRSNCENLINIKNRNKLFDVEWSEEFKYYFAKFNITGKGNSTYVLTEIISSIDKSNLILEHLNFHVKPFDKVVCYIILKSKTNENISHFESLLSKSQYIINFKRVN; encoded by the coding sequence ATGAGTACAACAAATTTATTAAATGATTTATTAAATAAAGTTGAATCCTTAAAAATATATAATATCGAAAAAATTAAAAAAGCTATAGATTTTGCTCAAAGAAAACACGAAGGGCAGAAAAGGCTTTCTGGGGAAGATTATATTACTCATCCAATAAATGTAGCAATGATTTTATTAAACTTAAAAATGGATGAAGATACTATTATAGCTTCAATACTCCACGATATACTTGAAGATACAGAAACAACTGAAAAAGAGATAATAGAAAATTTTTCAGAAAATATTTTAAAACTTATTCAAGGTGTAACAAAAATAAGCACTATTAAATCTTCATACAAATATGTCAAAGAAGAATATAACTTGAGAAATTTCATTTTAGCTTTTATAGATGATATACGTATTCTTTTTATTAAACTAGCAGATAGGTTGCATAATCTACAGACTTTGCAATATCAACCTCCTCTTAAAAGAATCCAGATAGCAAAAAATACGCTTGAACTATATGCTCCACTAGCTGAAAGAATAGGAATAGAGTGGATTAAAAATGAACTTGAAGATAGAAGCTTATACTTTCTAGATCCTAAAATGTATCTTTATATAAAAAATTTAATTGCTCAAAAAAAGAATGAAAGAGAAAAAGAAATAAATGAAATAATTAATGAAATAGATCAGTTAATTCAAAAACATAATTTAAAAAATTACCAAATTAAAGGAAGAGTAAAACATTTTTATTCAATTTATAGAAAAATGAAAGAAGAAAATAAAACTTTCGAAGAAATTTTTGATTTAATAGGAGTAAGAATACTTGCAAATACTGTAAATGATTGCTATACAATTTTAGGAATAATTCACAATAACTACAAACCTATAACAGGAAGATTTAAAGATTATATTGCTTTACCAAAAAATAATCTTTATCAAAGTTTACATACAACAGTCATAGATAATAAAAAAAGAAAACTTGAAATACAAATAAGAACTTTTGAAATGGATAAGGTAGCTGAATATGGTATAGCTGCTCATTGGATCTATAAAGAAAATATAGAAGATATAAATCAAATAAAAGAACAAATTAATTTAATAAATAAAATTAAAAACTGGCAACAAAATGATTTTGATGCAAACCAAATTTTAAGCAATATAAAATCTGAAATTTTAAAAGAGGATATATTTATTTTTACTCCAAAAGGTGATGTTGTACAGTTACCAAAAGGATCAACTGCTTTAGATTTTGCCTTTGCTATCCACACTGAAATAGGACTAAAAGCTATTGGAGCTAAAATAAATGGTAAACTCTCACCATTAAGAAAAGAATTAAAGAATACGGATGTTGTAGAGATAATTACATCTGAAAAAAAACTTCCTTCAACAGATTGGTTAACTTTTGTAAAAACCAAAAAAGCAAAATCAAAATTAAAAAGTTATTTTAATAAATTGAAGCTTTTAAACAAAGACAATTCAATTATTATTAATTCAAAAACTTTACAATATATTGACAATATTTTAAACCAGACACCTAAAAGTGATTTTAAAAATAAAACTACAAATTATGATCTTAACAAAAACATTTCCTCTAAATTATTAAATAAATCTGAAATTTTAAGTAAAGAAGAACATAATATTAAAACTATAACAGATTCAAATCAAATGATAAAGTCTTTTCAGATATATATAAATAAAGAAAAAAACATAGATTATGAGTTTGCTAAATGTTGCAATCCAATGCCTGGAGATCATATAAAAGGGATTGTTTCTATCAGAAAGAAAAAAATTATAATACACAGATCAAATTGTGAAAATCTTATTAATATTAAAAATAGAAATAAACTATTTGATGTTGAATGGTCAGAAGAATTTAAATATTATTTTGCTAAATTTAATATAACTGGTAAAGGAAATTCAACCTATGTTTTAACTGAAATAATATCTTCTATAGATAAATCAAATTTAATACTTGAACATCTCAACTTTCATGTAAAACCCTTTGATAAGGTTGTTTGCTATATAATATTAAAATCAAAAACAAATGAAAATATTTCGCATTTTGAATCATTACTTTCAAAATCTCAATACATAATTAATTTTAAAAGAGTTAATTAA
- a CDS encoding ferredoxin, translating into MKIWVDKDLCIGCGVCTSMAPDCFELNDDGKAQVIEGCDFTSCDIDEVINSCPVEAIKKE; encoded by the coding sequence ATGAAAATTTGGGTTGATAAAGATCTATGTATAGGTTGTGGAGTATGTACCTCAATGGCACCAGATTGTTTTGAACTAAATGATGATGGTAAAGCTCAAGTAATTGAGGGTTGTGACTTTACAAGTTGCGATATTGATGAAGTTATTAATTCATGTCCTGTTGAAGCTATTAAAAAAGAATAA